A genomic stretch from Clavelina lepadiformis chromosome 5, kaClaLepa1.1, whole genome shotgun sequence includes:
- the LOC143459733 gene encoding sialate:O-sulfotransferase 1-like, whose translation MISRTALSRKSIIVFLLVALGILLLVFNGKMNNLIEDKHFKQTYLKQRPAQHNNDKPFLFKSPSAPSGIVNPTKFTSLASTPLKPTKMSTLSTHREQKNLKARCEVRYLGCFCKKKSEIFFEEELAYTMRNRRVQDCYEICSKKKLRLAAWSTSHCRCGDLLVHHIPLSPSNKCEKKILVYPQVRCPRDDISVDIYLITKFCEKGAPTKKDLSNHFLGMFKLPPDFFKTAILAPAASQSQVTPVWCYLYCERKEQTLSMVTAANECHCGHTADQFCLKCSLESKATALTDSQMVAVWRTSAQDFRCDLRIFLPPLTSEQIFLISFPGAGNTWMRYLIESATGVFTGSSYNDRFLAAGGFLGEFDDISSGRVLTIKSHRVMSNSSKNIVLIRNPFDNIVAEFIRQKSKSHTALGKTKLFESPEWNEIVTVLSKRWLRANTKYLASSQPLVVYYEDLKQDHVKQMRRVVDFTGFKVNNLEERLLCLQLENTGLFKRPPRKDDFNPYSRDQTELINEYVARLKNYIKEKVTSAPPLPNYEREL comes from the exons ATGATAAGCAGAACTGCATTAAGCCGGAAGTCGATTATTGTATTTCTGCTGGTTGCACTTGGAATATTATTACTGGTATTTAACGGAAAAATGAACAATCTAATAGAAGATaagcattttaaacaaacatatctTAAACAAAGGCCGGCTCAGCACAACAATGATAAGCCTTTTTTGTTTAAGTCGCCGAGTGCGCCAAGCGGAATAGTTAATCCCACGAAATTCACTTCCTTGGCAAGTACACCTTTAAAACCGACAAAAATGTCAACTTTGTCGACACACCGAGAACAAAAGAACTTAAAGGCAAGATGTGAAG TTCGTTACCTCGGATGCTTCTGTAAGAAAAAATCAGAAATATTCTTTGAAGAAGAATTGGCCTATACGATGAGGAATCGAAGAGTACAGGACTGCTACGAGATTTGCTCTAAGAA GAAGTTGCGACTTGCAGCTTGGTCAACAAGTCATTGCCGCTGTGGAGACTTACTTGTACATCATATACCATTAAGTCCGAGCAACAAATGCGAGAAGAAGATTTTAGTTTATCCACAAGTTAGATGTCCACGAGATGACATATCAGTCGATATTTATCTCATCACAAAATTCTGTGAGAAAG GAGCCCCAACCAAAAAAGACTTGTCAAATCACTTTCTAGGGATGTTCAAGTTACCACCagacttttttaaaactgcaatCTTAGCACCGGCTGCAAGTCAGTCTCAGGTTACACCAGTTTGGTGTTATTTGTATTGTGAGAGAAAGGAGCAAACCTTGTCGATGGTAACCGCTGCGAATGAGTGTCACTGCGGGCATACTGCTGACCA GTTTTGTCTTAAGTGTTCTTTGGAGTCAAAAGCAACCGCACTTACTGACTCTCAAATGGTGGCAGTATGGCGCACTTCAGCACAAGATTTCCGCTGTGATCTCCGTATATTTTTACCGCCACTTACGTCGGAACAGATCTTTCTCATAAGTTTTCCTGGTGCTGGAAATACGTGGATGAGATACTTAATAGAAAGCGCAACTGGTGTATTTACAGGAAGCAGTTACAACGATCGATTTTTGGCCGCAGGAG ggTTTCTTGGAGAATTTGATGACATTTCAAGTGGAAGAGTATTAACTATCAAGTCTCATCGTGTTATGAGTAATTCTTCCAAAAACATTGTCCTTATTCGAAACCCATTTGATAATATCGTCGCCGAATTTATCAGGCAAAAATCCAAATCTCACACTGCGCTTGGGAAAACCAAGCTATTTGAAAGTCCAG aATGGAATGAAATTGTTACTGTGCTGTCGAAAAGGTGGCTACGAGCCAATACCAAGTACTTGGCATCATCTCAACCTCTCGTCGTTTATTATGAAGACCTCAAACAAGATCATGTTAAACAAATGCGAAGGGTTGTTGATTTCACTGGATTTAAGGTAAACAACTTGGAAGAACGTTTGCTCTGCTTGCAACTGGAGAACACCGGATTGTTCAAGAGGCCGCCCAGGAAAGATGATTTCAATCCTTACTCAAGAGACCAAACAGAATTAATAAACGAATATGTTGCAAGgttgaaaaattatataaaagaAAAGGTCACCTCGGCACCACCGCTTCCAAACTATGAAAGAGAATTATga
- the LOC143459735 gene encoding sialate:O-sulfotransferase 1-like, which produces MIKAVARHSKPVVSVLITLGILLMLYRKSNNLIEQNKHYEMQPRQKPTFLTNLTGDEEWTTRCEVRYLGCFCKEKPHSFFKQEWVYSMRNNKVKDCYEICSKKKLRLAAWSTSHCRCGDLLVHHIPLSPSNKCEKKILVYPQVRCPRDDISVDIYLITKFCEKGTPTKKDLSNHFLGMFRLPPDFFKTAILAPAASQSQITPVWCYLYCERKEQTLSMVTAANECHCGHTADQFPIHHVLELKAKALTDSHTVAVWRTSAQDFRCDLRIFLPPNTSEQIFLISFPGAGNTWMRYLIESATGVFTGSIYNDQFLAAKGFLGELDDISSGRNLVIKSHRAMSNSSKSIVLIRNPFHTIVAEFTRKSYNESHTWLGSAAIFHSSKWNRKVGKMASKWLQKNLSYLTSSRPLVVYYEDLKQDHVKQMRRVVDFIGFKVTNLEERLLCLQLENTGLFKRPPRKDDFNPYSRDQTELINEYVARLKNYIKEKVTSAPPLPNYEREL; this is translated from the exons ATGATAAAGGCTGTTGCAAGGCACTCGAAACCGGTTGTTTCTGTTCTGATTACACTTGGAATACTACTAATGTTGTACAGAAAGTCAAACAATCTAATAGAACAAAACAAGCATTACGAAATGCAACCTAGACAGAAGCCAACTTTCTTAACCAATCTCACAGGGGACGAAGAATGGACAACAAGATGTGAAG TTCGCTACCTCGGATGCTTCTGTAAAGAAAAGCCACacagtttttttaaacaagaaTGGGTCTATTCGATGAGgaataataaagtaaaagaCTGCTACGAGATTTGCTCgaaaaa GAAGTTGCGACTTGCAGCTTGGTCAACAAGTCATTGCCGCTGTGGAGACTTACTTGTACATCATATACCATTAAGTCCGAGCAACAAATGCGAGAAGAAGATTTTAGTTTATCCACAAGTTAGATGTCCACGAGATGACATATCAGTCGATATTTATCTCATCACAAAATTCTGTGAGAAAG GAACCCCAACCAAAAAAGACTTATCAAATCACTTTCTAGGGATGTTCAGGTTACCACCAGACTTCTTTAAAACTGCAATCTTAGCACCGGCTGCAAGTCAGTCTCAGATTACACCAGTTTGGTGTTATTTGTATTGTGAGAGAAAGGAGCAAACCTTGTCGATGGTAACCGCTGCGAATGAGTGTCACTGCGGGCATACTGCTGATCA ATTTCCAATCCACCATGTCTTGGAATTAAAAGCAAAGGCACTTACTGACTCTCACACGGTGGCAGTATGGCGCACTTCAGCACAAGATTTCCGCTGTGATCTCCGGATATTTTTACCTCCAAACACGTCGGAACAGATCTTTCTCATAAGTTTTCCTGGTGCGGGAAATACGTGGATGAGATATTTAATAGAAAGCGCAACCGGTGTATTTACAGGAAGCATTTACAACGATCAATTTTTGGCCGCAAAAG GGTTTCTTGGAGAACTTGACGATATTTCAAGTGGAAGAAATTTAGTTATCAAATCCCATCGTGCAATGAGTAATTCCTCTAAAAGCATTGTTCTGATTCGAAATCCTTTTCATACTATTGTGGCCGAATTTACTAGAAAAAGCTATAATGAGTCGCATACATGGCTTGGAAGCGCAGCGATCTTTCACAGTTCAA AATGGAATCGAAAGGTCGGCAAAATGGCGTCAAAATGGTTGCAGAAAAATCTTAGCTACTTGACATCATCTCGACCTCTCGTCGTTTATTACGAAGACCTCAAACAAGATCATGTTAAACAAATGCGAAGGGTTGTTGATTTCATAGGATTTAAGGTCACCAACTTGGAAGAACGTTTGCTCTGCTTGCAACTGGAGAACACCGGATTGTTCAAGAGGCCGCCCAGGAAAGATGATTTCAATCCTTACTCAAGAGACCAAACAGAATTAATAAACGAATATGTTGCAAGgttgaaaaattatataaaagaAAAGGTCACCTCGGCACCACCGCTTCCAAACTATGAAAGAGAATTATga
- the LOC143460483 gene encoding failed axon connections homolog, producing MSSKMEAQSSGNVVKDEITVFGFGKSFLGPCLSSFNLKLQTYLRMTDIKYKPWFTTKMSSKGKIPYIEHNGKIVEDSSFIIQHLNSEYKKDLNAHLTPAEKAIALSFQRLVEENLYWTLAYQRWLMDDSILDLIPFPNRFATKLFSWYTSLKLRPELRKNMRGQGIGRHSEEEILKIAKLDLGAIADFLGEKEFFMGSQPSEVDAVIFGFVGLIIFTGSNSVSAKHVTENHPNLVAYVERMKQMYWPDWDKLCIPEGTTSWDEMQQQCG from the exons ATGTCAAGCAAAATGGAAGCGCAGTCAAGCGG AAACGTCGTTAAGGATGAAATCACTGTCTTTGGGTTTGGAAAATCGTTCTTGGGGCCATGCTTGTCTTCATTTAATCTGAAACTTCAAACCTACTTAAGAATGACTGATATAAAGTATAAG CCTTGGTTTACCACCAAAATGTCGTCGAAAGGCAAAATTCCGTATATTGAACACAATGGAAAAATCGTGGAAGACAGCTCGTTTATTATCCAGCATCTAAATTCTGAATATAAAAAAGACCTAAACGCACATTTGACCCCAGCTGAGAAAGCAATCGCCTTGTCCTTTCAAAGACTCGTCGAAGAAAATCTCTACTGGACCTTAGCATACCAACGGTGGTTGATGGATGATAGCATTTTGGACTTAATACCATTTCCAAACAGATTCGCCACGAAATTGTTTTCATGGTATACGTCTTTGAAACTAAGACCAGAACTACGTAAAAACATGAGg GGGCAGGGCATAGGAAGACACAGCGAGGAAGAGATACTGAAAATTGCAAAGTTGGATTTAGGAGCCATCGCCGATTTCTTGGGTGAGAAGGAATTTTTCATGGGCTCCCAACCAAGCGAAGTAGATGCCGTCATCTTCGGATTTGTCGGGTTAATCATATTCACTGGATCCAACTCTGTCTCTGCAAAACACGTAACGGAAAATCATCCCAATTTAGTCGCGTATGTTGAGAGAATGAAGCAAATGTATTGGCCGGATTGGGATAAGCTGTGTATTCCAGAAGGGACAACATCCTGGGATGAAATGCAACAGCAATGCGGTTGA